Part of the Brassica oleracea var. oleracea cultivar TO1000 chromosome C8, BOL, whole genome shotgun sequence genome is shown below.
GGAGGAGGACATGAGTAATGATCAAACAACGCTGATCAGTACAGAGGATGATCAGATCATCGCTGTTTGTGACAGTTTCTTCAACTACAACAACAACAACGCTGCTTTATCAACAACTCCTCCTGATGAGGATGAACATCATCATCAGATTGAGGCTGTTTCTGAAAATTATTGCAGCAACAAGAACGCTCTGTTATCACCTCCGGCTGCTGCAGGAGGAGGTTTGAATGATCTAGCTAATGTTGATTTGGATACAATTTTTGAAGGTTTGGCCGACCTTGATGCTGAGCTTGTCGCTTCTTTTCTCATGTGATGATGATCATGATGATGAGTCAATGATTACTAGGTACTGACTATTTCTTATGTAATTTGAGGAGAAAACTGATGCAACTCAAACAGGTTCAGCTTCAGTAATGATAACTGATATGAGTTTCAGTTGTATTATTCTTTTTAGTTCAGTTCAATATTTGTATTTTTGTAGTCCATAATCATATGATTCTTTCTTTAATAAAATCTTTCTTTAGTCAGTGGATTCTACACTTTTCACTGTCGTGTGAGAGAAAACTGATTCAACTGAAACAGGTTCAGCTTCGGTAATGATAATAGCTCGAGTTTGTATTATGTTCAGTTTTGAAGCTTCAGTTTCAAAATCTTTAATGAAATCGTTCTTTTATATCTTTCACTGTTGTCTATTGGGACTTCAATATTTTTTTAAGTAAACAAATATGAGTGCTGTTTTGTATAAGTTATCGTTGATATGCTTTGAATCTGGATGTTACATCTAGGTGATGGATGTTACATCACGTACATCGTATCGACTCGGTTGCATCAAGAGCGTTGCATCAAGTTATTATGGATGTTACATCTGATCGTGGGCTTAGGACCATGAGTCCATAAAGTCTAGGGTTTTAGATATGGGATGCTACTATATATATCTTGTATTCGAAGTAACTCTAAACTTGCACTTTGTAAACTCAATATCGCCTCCAATAATAAAATTTCTCTTTGCTCGTGGACGTAGCTCTAGGGGTGAACCACGTTAAATATCTATGTCGTAGTTCCATTGCTTTTATTCATCTGTTTCCGCATCTATTCCTTCTCACGTCCGTCACAACAAACTGGTATCAGAGCTCGGGGTTGGTGATCTGGTGAGAAGATGTCTAGAATAAACGCGAAGATCGACAAGTCTGATGGTAGAAATAGCTTCAGTCTTTGGAAAATTAAGATGCAGGCGTTGTTGAAGCAACAAGGCATCTGAGAACTATTTCCAGAAAAGAAATCTGAAGCAGCTGATTTGGAGNNNNNNNNNNNNNNNNNNNNNNNNNNNNNNNNNNNNNNNNNNNNNNNNNNNNNNNNNNNNNNNNNNNNNNNGTGGCAGAAGTTGGAGAGTTTGTACATGACAAAATCTCTGACGAATAAGCTACTTCTGAAGCAAAACCTCTTCGCCTTGCGTATGCAAGAAGGTATTGAGCTTCGCAACCATCTTGACAAGCTAAATTCGATATTACTGGAGCTGCGTAACATCGATGTTAAGGTGGAGGATGAAGAAGCGGCACTAATCATGTTGGTATCTCTGTTGAACTCCTTCGAGAACTTCGTGCAATCGTTCATTGCTGGCAAAGATACAGTGAAACTAGAAGAAGTTAGGTCGGCGCTTCATAG
Proteins encoded:
- the LOC106308411 gene encoding uncharacterized protein LOC106308411; translated protein: MARKELGLGYWWEDEKLLASKSREEIMEAMESMQILWKAAERLRDEYVVEFDQRKGSHEKEEDMSNDQTTLISTEDDQIIAVCDSFFNYNNNNAALSTTPPDEDEHHHQIEAVSENYCSNKNALLSPPAAAGGGLNDLANVDLDTIFEGLADLDAELVASFLM